The Rhinoderma darwinii isolate aRhiDar2 chromosome 8, aRhiDar2.hap1, whole genome shotgun sequence genome has a window encoding:
- the B3GALT9 gene encoding beta-1,3-galactosyltransferase 9: protein MAPFSPGLALLQVSLGRLRTHQCCFILFNVVLFHALLFGADFMEEYFLQSAASTYSDGKFADIRERAQTLNLSLQRENISKSYVISGAERCAGRDLFLLLVIFSFPEHRIRREKIRQTWANTTTLRGLEVTRVFMLGRPQVESAQYHLINESLLHQDLVQGHFPDPSPNETEKAVMMMEWIATFCPSARFILKADEQVFVNVESLSQYLLSLDTRADVYTGRVLHGTRPDRDPQSLSFVPVTSYPDTYYPDYCSGSAMVISQEVARKMYLVSGRVTVAVPSEVFIGLSAAQAGVLPVHSARFSGTKHIRYNRCCYRVIFSSSGVGDDEMSRVWTDMTEGHGCTKLETYYGLVSCKVWTYLDRIRYYYSGGDGVWSI from the coding sequence ATGGCCCCCTTCTCACCCGGTCTCGCTCTCTTGCAGGTCTCCCTCGGCCGGCTTCGCACCCATCAGTGCTGCTTCATCCTTTTTAACGTCGTGCTCTTCCACGCTCTGCTGTTTGGCGCAGATTTCATGGAGGAATATTTCCTGCAATCCGCGGCTTCCACTTACAGCGATGGAAAGTTTGCAGACATCAGAGAACGAGCACAGACACTGAACCTGAGTCTCcagagggagaacatctccaagTCGTACGTGATCAGCGGCGCCGAGCGCTGCGCCGGTCGGGATCTCTTTCTGCTCCTGGTAATTTTCAGTTTTCCTGAACACCGGATCAGACGGGAGAAAATCCGACAGACCTGGGCGAACACGACGACGCTGCGAGGCCTGGAGGTGACCCGCGTCTTCATGCTGGGGAGGCCGCAGGTGGAGTCTGCTCAGTACCACCTTATCAATGAATCTCTGCTCCACCAGGACTTAGTACAAGGACATTTCCCAGATCCCTCTCCTAATGAAACGGAGAAAGCCGTGATGATGATGGAGTGGATCGCGACCTTCTGTCCCAGCGCCAGATTCATCCTGAAAGCCGACGAGCAGGTGTTTGTCAATGTGGAGAGTCTGAGCCAGTATCTGTTGAGCCTGGACACCCGCGCTGATGTATATACTGGGAGAGTCCTGCATGGAACCAGGCCCGACCGAGACCCCCAAAGCCTAAGCTTCGTCCCCGTGACGTCCTATCCCGACACTTACTATCCCGACTACTGCAGCGGCTCCGCCATGGTCATCTCCCAGGAGGTGGCTAGGAAGatgtacctggtgtctggccgggTGACTGTGGCGGTGCCGTCGGAGGTGTTTATCGGCCTCAGCGCTGCGCAGGCCGGAGTCCTCCCCGTCCACAGCGCTCGGTTTTCTGGAACCAAACACATCCGATACAACCGCTGCTGTTACCGGGTCATCTTCTCATCATCGGGGGTAGGAGACGACGAGATGTCCAGAGTGTGGACGGACATGACTGAAGGACACGGGTGTACCAAGCTGGAGACCTACTATGGCCTGGTGTCCTGCAAGGTCTGGACTTACCTCGACAGGATCAGGTACTATTACTCGGGGGGTGATGGCGTGTGGTCCATCTGA